TCCACAACGACACAGCGTTCACGACAAACCTAGTGGACGCAAAAATAATCCAGGAATGCACTCACCAGTTGCTCATCaacgaaaaggcaaaagtaaaaagcgGGGAAAGCGAAGGAGAGGCCATAATACAGATAAGAGAAATTGGGCTAAACTATTTTGGGAATATATTTGAGGATGGCAAAATATCAGGAGAAGAGGTTCATTCGCATAATGACATCATCGGTATTAACATATGAAAGTGCTGTCTCATGATAAGCAAATGGATCTATGACTTGTGTCTCCAGAATAGCCCCCTCTTTCGCAACAATATGGTGTTAGAATTCGGTGCAGTGAGTGGACTAGCCAGCATTTCGCTTTTCACGCATGctaacattttttgcaacagAACTAATCAAGGATCGAACCAAGTATTCATTACCGATGTCAACACATTCACTCTAATAACATTTCGCATAATGTCCTATTAAACGAAGAACACTTTGGCCATCTAGATTCAGCATGGAGgagtaaagtaaaaatacGCAACATCGATTGTACCAATGAAAATACGTACCCacgtgaaaatgaaaaaattgtcacatATGACTACGTTATTGGGAGTGATTTAatatacgataaaaaaatcgtgCCATCattattacatttaattaacttaactttaaaaacaaatggcatTTTTCGCTATATATGTGGAAAGAACAGGGATGGGTCACAAGAATTCTTTGATCAATTAAAAAACGGAAATTACGACATACAGTTGTTCCCCCCCGAGTCACTACACTATCAGCCCTTTCCTCAAATTAAGTCAGGAACTGTATCAGGCAAAGTTCTCCGAGTTTACCGACTCCAGAAACTTCTTCATTATGCTGTGCCAAATGTACTAAGGGAAAAGTAGAGGGGGGCTTAGGGATGCCTACCCCACCCCCTTTAGCAGAGAATTATCAAGTGCGCCACTGCCAATTCggtggtatgctcaccccgtattcaacttttcatCCTCCCCAtcaattgttaacaatttttttatgatcaAATGTGAGAGATcgaccacttcttcttccttcccaaATCGATTGTTAAATGGGGCGGTGCATCCTCATTTGCCTACCTACCCTgtgtgtttacttgctatatttttttttttttagaccattccaaatattttttacgttagtAAAAAATCCgcaataattattttttttaaaagtaaataaatttaattacatTGATCTAAAgacacatgcatatgtataattacCCTAATTTTAACTTACGTTCCTGctggttattttttgctctccggaaatgttataaaataatataccccaATATGCTTTTGCGAATGCGCAACGTGATGACCAAAACATCAAACCTAACccttgaaccctaaacctaaaccctcaACActaacatatataaatttgaatttaaaagaaaaaacattataaaattaattttatattttgtataatatataatcttATGAATATTAGAAACAAGGGCTATTCACTATATCTTCTAAGATGTACAGCAATATAGTAGATCATTAtattgaattaaaaatatataattttttttctttattataaaaaaatcatctaatatattaatgtattaattttttttttatgcttaaaacaaattattcgaga
The window above is part of the Plasmodium cynomolgi strain B DNA, scaffold: 0205, whole genome shotgun sequence genome. Proteins encoded here:
- a CDS encoding hypothetical protein (putative) encodes the protein MNGVANRGDRLPNIHNDTAFTTNLVDAKIIQECTHQLLINEKAKVKSGESEGEAIIQIREIGLNYFGNIFEDGKISGEECCLMISKWIYDLCLQNSPLFRNNMVLEFGAVSGLASISLFTHANIFCNRTNQGSNQVFITDVNTFTLITFRIMSY